The following proteins are encoded in a genomic region of Nitrospiraceae bacterium:
- a CDS encoding secretin N-terminal domain-containing protein, translating into MNPVLSRRLAVACLVACVGLLPPCLLSAEVTPVSIGRVALDFNDVELPVFVRFISELTGKNFVLDDTVKKTGGKISVFSPTKVTPDQAYAMFVSALEVSRLAVVPKGAVYQIVPMGELPPERAVFVYKLKHANATDLAAVLTNLVARSQTVAQAAPGARPPMRPLTEFEAPVQVFADKPTNSLIISATKTAYAKLQSVIQGLDTRRNQVFVEAVILEVEVDRLKQIGSDPLQVIAAGKSGSLQGIAGFNLAPENASTLAQTILGTGAVAAAGAATGGTISILNTVNVRGFLQLLMSLTDTNVLSTPQVLAADNQKAKIVVGENVPFPTGQAQGITGGTLVTIERKDVGVTLELSPQVLEDDLIRLEIKQEISAIEAGTAQTIGTGTSSVPVGPTLTKRSMETTAIAKSGQTLVIGGLVRDNVLLTENKVPFFGDIPLIGWLFRSQSNQTQKLNLLVFLTPQLVKNEIDMVELNARKSAELSTLQRENRIEEPTRIKQEVLEKLERPNGSNRPSPPNAELPTSAQP; encoded by the coding sequence ATGAACCCTGTCTTGAGTCGCAGACTCGCCGTTGCTTGCCTGGTGGCCTGTGTAGGCTTGCTGCCGCCTTGTCTGCTTTCGGCGGAGGTCACTCCAGTATCCATTGGGCGGGTGGCGCTGGATTTCAATGACGTCGAGCTTCCCGTTTTTGTCCGCTTCATCAGCGAGCTTACTGGGAAGAATTTCGTACTGGACGACACGGTGAAGAAAACCGGGGGAAAGATCTCCGTGTTCTCTCCGACGAAAGTTACGCCAGATCAGGCGTATGCCATGTTTGTCTCTGCTCTTGAAGTGAGCCGCCTCGCAGTGGTCCCGAAGGGTGCTGTCTATCAAATCGTTCCGATGGGAGAGCTTCCTCCGGAGCGCGCGGTCTTTGTTTACAAACTCAAACACGCTAATGCGACTGATCTTGCGGCCGTCTTGACCAATTTGGTCGCCCGTTCGCAGACCGTCGCGCAGGCCGCGCCCGGCGCACGACCGCCTATGCGGCCTTTGACGGAGTTCGAGGCGCCGGTGCAAGTATTCGCTGACAAGCCGACGAATTCTCTCATCATCAGCGCGACTAAAACCGCCTATGCCAAGTTGCAATCAGTAATCCAAGGCTTGGACACCAGACGTAACCAAGTGTTTGTCGAAGCGGTCATCCTCGAAGTCGAAGTGGACCGGCTCAAACAGATTGGCAGCGACCCACTGCAGGTCATCGCGGCTGGGAAAAGCGGTTCTCTTCAAGGAATTGCTGGATTCAATCTTGCCCCCGAAAACGCCTCGACCCTGGCACAAACCATCCTTGGTACTGGCGCTGTTGCCGCTGCTGGCGCTGCGACCGGCGGAACCATATCGATCCTAAACACCGTCAACGTTCGCGGATTCTTGCAATTGCTGATGAGCCTCACGGATACCAACGTGCTCTCGACCCCGCAGGTCCTCGCGGCCGACAATCAGAAAGCCAAGATTGTGGTTGGCGAGAATGTCCCGTTCCCAACCGGACAGGCACAAGGCATTACTGGGGGAACCCTCGTGACGATCGAGCGCAAAGACGTCGGGGTGACGTTGGAATTGAGCCCACAGGTCTTGGAAGACGATCTCATTCGCCTCGAGATCAAACAGGAGATCTCTGCAATTGAGGCTGGCACGGCGCAGACGATCGGCACAGGAACGTCAAGCGTACCGGTCGGGCCCACCCTTACCAAACGCTCAATGGAAACCACCGCGATCGCCAAAAGTGGGCAGACGCTCGTGATCGGGGGACTCGTCCGGGATAATGTACTGCTGACCGAGAACAAAGTTCCATTCTTCGGTGACATTCCCCTAATAGGGTGGCTCTTCCGATCTCAATCCAACCAGACACAAAAACTGAATCTGTTAGTGTTTTTAACCCCTCAGCTGGTCAAAAATGAGATCGACATGGTCGAACTCAATGCTCGCAAGTCCGCCGAGTTGAGTACGTTGCAGCGGGAAAACCGGATCGAGGAACCCACCAGAATCAAGCAGGAAGTCCTGGAGAAACTAGAACGTCCGAACGGCTCAAACCGTCCATCCCCGCCGAACGCCGAACTTCCGACATCGGCGCAACCCTAG
- the pyrF gene encoding orotidine-5'-phosphate decarboxylase, whose amino-acid sequence MSKIAARDRLILALDVPSSVEADRLLDHVHDQIGFVKIGLELYTAAGPDMVKRVIDRGKRVFLDLKFLDIEETVRRATTRVAAMGVEFLTVHANRKALAAAVQGRGNSSLKLLAVTVLTNFDSQDLRDMGIQHSVQELVSARALLASEVGCDGVVASGEEAGVLRPKVGPRFLIVTPGVRPAGKGVDDHARVTTPTQTIAAGADYLVIGRPIRDAADPAAAAAAILSEMQAAFDARG is encoded by the coding sequence GTGTCGAAAATCGCCGCACGTGACCGCCTGATCCTGGCCCTCGACGTGCCGTCCAGTGTCGAAGCAGATCGATTGTTGGATCATGTCCATGACCAGATCGGTTTCGTCAAAATTGGTCTGGAGCTCTACACGGCTGCTGGTCCGGACATGGTGAAGCGTGTGATCGATCGTGGGAAACGCGTCTTTTTGGATCTCAAGTTTCTGGACATCGAGGAAACCGTTCGTCGCGCTACCACACGCGTCGCGGCCATGGGAGTGGAGTTCCTGACTGTGCACGCAAATCGCAAAGCTCTCGCAGCAGCCGTACAGGGCCGGGGAAACTCGAGCCTCAAACTCCTCGCCGTCACAGTACTCACGAATTTTGACAGTCAGGACTTGCGTGACATGGGCATTCAGCACAGCGTGCAAGAACTGGTCAGTGCTCGAGCATTGCTGGCTTCAGAGGTCGGATGCGACGGGGTTGTGGCCTCGGGTGAGGAAGCCGGTGTGCTTCGTCCCAAAGTCGGGCCTCGCTTCTTGATCGTCACGCCTGGAGTCCGTCCAGCCGGGAAGGGCGTGGATGATCATGCCCGGGTGACGACGCCGACCCAAACGATCGCCGCCGGGGCGGACTATCTGGTCATCGGTCGTCCCATCAGGGATGCGGCAGATCCCGCCGCTGCGGCAGCGGCTATTCTTTCGGAGATGCAAGCGGCTTTCGACGCACGGGGCTGA
- the rpsT gene encoding 30S ribosomal protein S20, which produces MPVIHKSTIRRARQAEKRQERNRATLSAVKGLVKKLQTAVAENKINEAKASLREATSALSKAVTKGVLKANTASRRISRLTLRVNALTASRS; this is translated from the coding sequence ATGCCTGTTATCCACAAGTCGACAATTCGTCGAGCTCGCCAAGCGGAAAAACGTCAGGAGCGCAATCGCGCTACATTAAGTGCCGTGAAGGGGCTTGTGAAGAAGCTCCAAACTGCCGTAGCCGAAAACAAAATTAATGAGGCCAAGGCTTCATTGCGCGAAGCGACATCGGCACTGAGTAAGGCTGTGACGAAAGGCGTACTCAAAGCAAACACAGCGTCTCGCCGGATTTCCCGCCTCACTCTTCGGGTCAATGCTTTGACCGCTTCCCGCTCGTAA
- the holA gene encoding DNA polymerase III subunit delta has protein sequence MPSTVTPTQFQASLKQGAVAPLYLVVGEDDLLRDTTVAALKTAVLGEGGDTFNCDVFYGDEASGADIVACASEVAVFALRRLVVVKAADKLPARECEALLPYLQTPNDMTALLFAAPKMDGRLKFTQTLARVAVSVDCSTPSDAQLTPWLKEDAARVGVRLSDDALQMLKETCGGSLYSARRELEKLAAYVSSERAATANDVETLRGIEPGASVFDLAIAIGVRDRGRVMGILARNLEAGEAPLRMLGSLAWQYRRIWKVKDLLKQGGRESEAARMLRMDPYKIRTFLGQFSESHLSKALGWFLEVDAKLKGGSGGKPARIVEQLLLRLCDRAPGEGRASSSAGSQPKEAIRTKLVSNIRTITSGKRSKH, from the coding sequence ATGCCATCGACTGTCACGCCGACTCAATTTCAGGCCTCGCTCAAGCAGGGTGCCGTCGCTCCATTGTACCTCGTCGTTGGCGAGGACGATCTTCTGCGGGATACGACGGTAGCCGCGCTCAAGACCGCGGTGCTTGGAGAAGGTGGAGATACGTTCAACTGCGATGTTTTCTACGGAGATGAAGCCAGCGGAGCAGACATTGTGGCCTGTGCTTCGGAGGTGGCGGTATTTGCACTTCGACGACTCGTTGTGGTGAAGGCGGCTGATAAATTACCTGCACGGGAATGTGAGGCGTTGTTGCCATATCTTCAGACGCCTAATGACATGACCGCCCTCCTATTCGCCGCGCCTAAGATGGACGGCCGCCTGAAGTTTACGCAGACGCTTGCGCGCGTTGCCGTTTCAGTCGATTGTTCGACTCCGTCTGATGCGCAGTTGACTCCGTGGCTCAAAGAGGATGCCGCGCGTGTGGGGGTTCGGCTCAGCGATGACGCGCTGCAGATGCTCAAAGAAACCTGTGGAGGATCACTCTATTCGGCGCGCCGCGAGTTGGAGAAGTTGGCGGCCTATGTTTCGTCCGAACGAGCCGCGACAGCCAACGACGTGGAGACGTTACGCGGAATCGAACCTGGTGCATCGGTGTTCGATTTAGCGATAGCGATCGGGGTGCGCGATCGCGGGCGTGTCATGGGCATCCTGGCACGAAACCTCGAAGCGGGCGAGGCTCCGCTGCGAATGTTGGGCTCGCTCGCGTGGCAATATCGCCGTATTTGGAAGGTCAAAGATCTCCTGAAACAGGGGGGGCGTGAATCCGAAGCGGCCCGGATGCTCCGGATGGACCCCTATAAGATCCGCACCTTTCTGGGGCAGTTTTCCGAGTCCCACTTGAGTAAGGCGCTTGGGTGGTTTCTGGAAGTTGACGCAAAACTCAAAGGAGGAAGCGGAGGAAAACCAGCTCGGATAGTTGAACAACTCTTGCTGAGGCTCTGTGATCGTGCCCCGGGCGAGGGTCGCGCTTCATCATCGGCTGGTTCTCAGCCGAAAGAGGCAATACGGACGAAGCTAGTATCCAATATCCGGACGATTACGAGCGGGAAGCGGTCAAAGCATTGA
- the lptE gene encoding LPS assembly lipoprotein LptE, whose protein sequence is MNRLSRMRTRGLQTLSVLSPWSSAVALSLLLLAGCGYQFRVEGAGPTIGGTSAPASSEPPPRLVIRTLQNMSFEPNLETRYTNYLRHEFSSGSGAQIVSESEAADLVLTGQILSVNVPTLSFTQTTTLESRTEVIVLVKVEETRTKKVVWMQTAKGASEFFVTTDLQFNRALQNRALEQAGRFIAADLASRFLLQIESGKLSKPTPTPAPTTTGIN, encoded by the coding sequence ATGAATAGGTTGTCACGTATGCGAACCCGGGGTCTTCAAACTCTCTCAGTCCTGAGTCCTTGGTCTTCGGCCGTGGCTTTATCGCTGCTCTTGCTGGCCGGATGCGGCTATCAGTTTCGTGTCGAAGGAGCCGGCCCTACAATCGGCGGAACCTCTGCTCCCGCCTCATCAGAGCCGCCGCCACGCCTGGTGATCAGAACGTTGCAGAATATGAGTTTCGAACCCAACCTGGAAACACGCTATACGAATTATTTGCGGCATGAATTTTCATCGGGGAGTGGTGCTCAGATCGTCTCCGAATCGGAAGCCGCGGACTTGGTGCTTACAGGTCAAATCCTGTCGGTCAACGTTCCAACGCTGAGCTTTACTCAGACGACGACCCTCGAAAGTCGGACAGAGGTCATCGTCCTCGTGAAAGTTGAGGAGACGCGTACGAAGAAAGTGGTATGGATGCAAACGGCCAAGGGAGCGTCGGAATTTTTTGTGACGACGGATCTTCAATTTAATCGAGCGCTCCAGAATCGTGCTTTGGAGCAAGCAGGACGGTTCATCGCCGCAGACTTGGCGTCTCGCTTTCTGTTGCAGATAGAGTCGGGCAAACTCTCTAAACCCACACCGACTCCGGCTCCGACTACGACAGGGATCAATTAG
- the leuS gene encoding leucine--tRNA ligase, with protein MSKTYDHHAIEAKWQAYWEQQRLFRATDDRSKPKFYCLDMFPYPSGSGLHVGHLEGYTATDIVSRYKRMKGFNVLHPMGWDAFGLPAEQYAVKTGVHPAVTTAQNIETFKRQMKRIGLSYDWDRELSTTDPAYYRWTQWIFLKLYERGLAYVAEVPVNWCPALGTVLANEEIVDGKSEVGGFDVVRKPMRQWVLKITAYADRLLDDLKLVEWPPSTLEMQKNWIGRSIGAEVEFELAGAKGTIRIFTTRPDTLFGATYMVMAPEHPLVEVVTTTDRRADVTAYRDAAARKSDLQRQELDKEKTGVFTGGYATNPVNQERLPIWIADYVLMGYGTGAIMAVPAHDERDWAFARTYSLPIREVIAGGDIEKEAFVTTENGTVVNSTTRDGSFSINGLTPVDAIPKITAWLESQGRGRKAVNYKLRDWLFARQRYWGEPFPVVWIGEESRPLPEEQLPLVLPETSNFKPSGTGESPLSNLQDWVTTVDPTSGKPARRETNTMPQWAGSCWYYLRFIDPTNPQRLVDPEKERYWMPVDLYIGGSEHAVLHLLYARFWHKVLFDIGVVSTPEPFKKLVHQGIVLGEDNQKMSKSRGNVVNPDEMMDQFGADAVRLYEMFMGPLEAMKPWSTRGVEGVTRFLERVWRLMVNEEGNISSAVVMKAPSLDQLRLLHQTIKKVTEDIETLRFNTAISQMMVFTNELTKIDQRPRTLLEPFVLILSPFAPHLAEELWQKLGGQASVSQQPWPGFDSALTISDRLTIPIQVNGKLRGKIEIGVDTSRVEVERLARGQIGEWMQGKTPQKVIYVEKKLINFVV; from the coding sequence ATGAGCAAAACCTACGATCACCACGCCATCGAGGCAAAATGGCAAGCCTATTGGGAACAGCAGCGGCTGTTTCGGGCGACCGACGACCGATCGAAGCCCAAGTTTTATTGCCTCGACATGTTTCCCTATCCCTCCGGGTCCGGGTTGCACGTCGGTCATCTCGAAGGCTATACCGCCACCGACATCGTTTCCCGCTACAAGCGCATGAAGGGATTCAACGTGCTGCATCCGATGGGGTGGGACGCATTCGGGCTTCCGGCCGAACAGTATGCCGTGAAAACGGGCGTCCACCCAGCTGTGACGACCGCGCAGAATATCGAAACCTTCAAGCGACAAATGAAACGCATCGGGCTTTCCTATGACTGGGATCGAGAGCTCAGTACGACGGACCCCGCCTATTATCGTTGGACGCAATGGATCTTCTTGAAACTCTATGAGCGGGGCCTCGCCTATGTAGCGGAGGTACCGGTCAACTGGTGTCCGGCGCTGGGCACCGTGCTCGCGAACGAAGAAATTGTCGATGGCAAGAGCGAGGTCGGCGGCTTTGACGTTGTCCGCAAACCGATGCGGCAATGGGTATTGAAGATTACTGCCTATGCCGATCGATTGCTGGATGATCTCAAGTTAGTCGAATGGCCACCCAGTACGCTTGAGATGCAGAAGAATTGGATTGGTCGATCGATCGGAGCCGAGGTCGAATTTGAACTGGCCGGTGCCAAGGGTACGATTCGTATCTTTACCACCAGGCCTGATACCCTGTTCGGCGCCACCTATATGGTCATGGCGCCAGAGCACCCCTTAGTGGAGGTTGTGACGACGACAGACCGTCGTGCCGACGTGACGGCCTACCGTGATGCTGCCGCTCGTAAAAGTGATCTGCAGCGGCAGGAACTCGACAAGGAGAAGACCGGTGTCTTCACCGGAGGGTACGCTACCAATCCGGTAAACCAGGAACGGCTCCCGATCTGGATCGCGGATTATGTCTTAATGGGGTACGGGACCGGCGCCATCATGGCGGTACCGGCGCACGACGAACGCGACTGGGCCTTCGCTCGAACGTATTCCCTTCCGATCCGAGAGGTCATCGCGGGTGGCGATATCGAGAAGGAAGCGTTCGTGACAACCGAGAATGGAACTGTCGTCAACTCAACGACACGCGACGGAAGTTTTTCGATCAACGGCCTCACGCCGGTCGACGCGATTCCCAAGATCACGGCCTGGTTGGAGTCTCAAGGCAGGGGACGCAAAGCCGTCAATTACAAGTTGCGCGATTGGCTTTTCGCACGGCAACGCTATTGGGGTGAGCCCTTTCCGGTCGTGTGGATAGGCGAGGAATCTCGTCCACTGCCGGAAGAGCAACTCCCACTGGTACTGCCGGAAACAAGCAATTTCAAGCCCTCAGGAACGGGAGAAAGCCCTCTCTCAAATCTCCAGGATTGGGTGACCACCGTCGATCCGACAAGCGGAAAGCCCGCTCGGCGGGAAACCAACACGATGCCCCAATGGGCAGGATCCTGCTGGTACTACCTCCGATTCATTGATCCGACGAATCCACAACGCCTTGTCGATCCGGAGAAGGAACGCTACTGGATGCCGGTCGATCTCTACATCGGTGGCAGTGAACATGCTGTCTTGCATTTGTTGTACGCGAGGTTTTGGCACAAGGTGCTTTTCGACATCGGTGTTGTGAGTACGCCGGAGCCATTCAAGAAGCTCGTGCATCAAGGCATTGTTCTCGGAGAAGATAACCAAAAGATGTCGAAGTCTCGCGGCAATGTCGTGAATCCCGACGAAATGATGGATCAGTTCGGCGCTGATGCCGTGCGGCTCTATGAAATGTTCATGGGTCCGTTGGAGGCGATGAAGCCCTGGAGTACGAGGGGGGTCGAAGGCGTCACAAGGTTTTTGGAGCGAGTGTGGCGGTTGATGGTGAACGAAGAAGGCAATATATCGAGCGCGGTTGTAATGAAGGCACCGAGTCTCGATCAGCTGCGTCTCCTGCATCAAACGATCAAAAAAGTGACGGAAGACATCGAGACACTCCGATTCAACACGGCTATTTCACAGATGATGGTGTTTACCAACGAGCTGACGAAAATTGATCAGCGGCCACGGACATTGTTGGAACCGTTTGTATTGATCCTCTCGCCGTTTGCTCCACATCTGGCCGAAGAACTTTGGCAAAAATTGGGTGGACAGGCCAGTGTTTCACAACAGCCCTGGCCCGGCTTCGATTCCGCATTGACGATCAGCGATAGGTTGACGATTCCCATCCAGGTGAACGGAAAGCTTCGCGGAAAAATCGAGATCGGAGTCGACACGTCCCGAGTAGAGGTCGAGCGTCTCGCGCGAGGACAGATCGGTGAATGGATGCAGGGGAAAACACCTCAAAAAGTCATCTACGTTGAGAAGAAGCTCATCAACTTCGTGGTGTGA
- a CDS encoding class I SAM-dependent methyltransferase: MGLYSSYIFPRLMDWVMSGEEFHRWRALLLQDAQGETLEIGLGTGLNLPHYPQTVSLLHAVDPASLLPDRVRQRVKSAAFPIHITRVSAETLPFADRIFDCVVSTWTLCTIPDPITALKEIRRVLKPTGRYLFLEHGRSENERIAAWQDRLNPIQRIVGCGCNLNRRIDQLILQAGLCITNLDRFQMEGIPRLAAEMYRGVASSS, translated from the coding sequence ATGGGACTCTATAGCAGCTACATTTTCCCCCGTCTGATGGATTGGGTCATGAGCGGGGAGGAATTTCATCGGTGGCGAGCCCTGCTGCTTCAAGACGCGCAGGGTGAAACATTAGAGATCGGTCTGGGAACGGGACTGAATCTCCCTCACTACCCTCAAACCGTATCATTGTTGCATGCCGTGGATCCGGCATCGCTCCTGCCCGATCGCGTGAGGCAACGGGTCAAGTCCGCGGCGTTTCCGATTCACATCACCCGAGTCAGTGCGGAAACGCTTCCGTTTGCTGATCGAATCTTTGATTGCGTAGTCAGTACCTGGACGCTTTGCACTATCCCCGACCCGATCACAGCACTCAAGGAAATCCGACGTGTGCTCAAACCGACCGGCCGTTACCTCTTTCTTGAACATGGCCGAAGCGAGAATGAGAGGATCGCTGCCTGGCAGGATCGACTCAATCCGATCCAGCGAATAGTCGGGTGCGGCTGCAATCTGAACCGACGGATCGATCAGCTCATCTTGCAGGCTGGTCTCTGCATCACGAACCTCGACCGGTTTCAAATGGAGGGCATCCCGCGACTTGCGGCAGAGATGTACCGGGGCGTGGCGTCCTCCTCCTAG
- a CDS encoding HAD family hydrolase encodes MTQLSALSTQLIPDWSQIDDVLLDMDGTLLDRHFDNFFFEEELPRRYALLHDTTFEEARDLLMSMYRSVEGELAWTDLHYWTKRIGIDVVAMTKELDHLIGFLPGAEAFLGNLRRMGKRVTIVTNAHESGVAIKTARTGVDRCVDRVVNAFEVGYLKMRSEYWPNCQRLVGFEPKRSLYIDDDECCLVAAQDFGVAHLLHSAKSSSQLEPAPSSIFTSVEHFSVLMNGHPGS; translated from the coding sequence ATGACTCAGCTCTCAGCACTCAGCACTCAGCTCATTCCCGATTGGTCTCAAATCGATGACGTTCTGCTCGATATGGACGGGACGTTGCTCGACCGCCATTTCGATAATTTCTTCTTCGAAGAGGAATTACCGAGGCGCTACGCCTTGTTACACGACACGACCTTCGAAGAAGCCCGCGACCTGCTCATGTCGATGTACCGGTCGGTCGAAGGTGAGTTAGCCTGGACCGACCTCCATTACTGGACCAAGCGAATCGGTATCGACGTTGTGGCCATGACAAAGGAACTTGATCACCTGATCGGATTTCTTCCAGGGGCGGAGGCGTTCTTGGGAAATCTGCGACGGATGGGTAAGCGGGTGACGATTGTGACCAACGCCCACGAGTCGGGCGTAGCCATCAAAACTGCGAGGACTGGTGTGGATCGATGTGTAGATCGTGTGGTAAATGCGTTTGAGGTGGGCTATTTAAAGATGCGATCGGAGTATTGGCCCAACTGCCAACGGCTCGTAGGGTTCGAACCAAAGCGTTCACTCTACATCGATGACGATGAATGCTGCCTGGTCGCCGCCCAGGATTTTGGTGTCGCTCATCTGTTGCATAGTGCCAAATCCAGTTCACAGCTCGAGCCTGCTCCTTCGTCCATCTTCACCTCCGTCGAACACTTTTCCGTCCTTATGAACGGACACCCCGGTAGCTAG
- the der gene encoding ribosome biogenesis GTPase Der: MARAKPKTSSASTLPMAETGHVPIVAIIGRPNVGKSTLFNRILGSRIAIVDDVPGVTRDRNYADATYRGRKFRLVDTGGLEPSATEGMLALIRRQSELAIAEADLLILLMDGRAGLTPPDQEVVRLLRGTTKPLFVAVNKIDTPKSDPLVADFYQLGTDMLYPISAEHGIGVAELLDALYPLLPPVEEGEMRSETPRVAVVGRPNVGKSTLVNTVLGEDRVVVSDVPGTTRDTIDSLATYQGRQYLFTDTAGIRRRGKIDRGIEGYSVARSLRAIGRSDVAVLLLDAVEGVTEQDTKIAGLALRQGRACLLFVNKWDLREGDAQARQQTEQDLRRRFPFLPWAPVLFGSALKPDSLRRLFPAIDEAFASFSKRVPTGHLNQFLQQILATHPLPVRKGKPTKVTKSAFMTQVATKPPVFALFVGHPEDVTPAYLRYLEHQIREEYGFSGTPLRILARKK, encoded by the coding sequence ATGGCACGCGCTAAGCCCAAGACTTCTTCTGCCTCGACCCTGCCGATGGCCGAGACGGGCCACGTACCGATCGTCGCCATCATTGGTCGACCGAATGTCGGGAAGTCCACGCTCTTCAACCGTATCCTCGGCAGCCGGATTGCGATTGTCGATGACGTCCCGGGCGTTACGCGGGACCGCAATTATGCCGATGCCACCTATCGGGGCCGAAAGTTCCGGTTGGTCGACACAGGGGGGCTTGAACCCTCGGCAACAGAGGGTATGCTGGCGTTGATTCGCCGTCAGTCGGAGTTGGCAATTGCCGAAGCTGATCTCCTCATCCTCCTGATGGACGGACGGGCCGGCTTAACGCCCCCAGACCAAGAAGTAGTCCGCTTGTTACGGGGTACGACGAAGCCTTTGTTTGTGGCTGTGAACAAGATTGATACCCCCAAATCCGACCCGCTGGTGGCTGACTTTTATCAGCTTGGCACGGATATGCTCTATCCAATCTCTGCGGAACATGGCATCGGCGTTGCCGAACTCCTCGATGCCCTATACCCCTTGCTCCCTCCGGTCGAGGAAGGCGAAATGCGGAGCGAGACACCCCGCGTTGCAGTTGTCGGACGGCCGAACGTCGGTAAATCGACCCTCGTGAACACTGTCCTGGGAGAAGATCGGGTTGTGGTCAGCGACGTACCAGGAACCACGCGAGATACCATCGATTCGTTGGCCACCTACCAGGGCCGGCAATATCTGTTCACCGACACGGCCGGCATTCGCCGCCGGGGGAAGATTGACCGCGGGATTGAGGGCTATAGTGTGGCTCGTTCGCTTCGCGCGATCGGACGATCCGACGTAGCCGTGCTGTTGCTAGATGCCGTCGAGGGCGTCACCGAACAAGATACGAAGATCGCCGGCCTCGCCTTGCGACAGGGGCGAGCCTGCCTCCTATTCGTGAATAAATGGGATCTTCGCGAAGGTGACGCACAGGCCCGCCAGCAAACCGAGCAAGATCTCCGGCGTCGATTTCCGTTTCTCCCCTGGGCCCCCGTCCTCTTCGGATCTGCGCTCAAACCCGACTCCTTGCGCCGGTTGTTCCCGGCCATCGACGAAGCCTTCGCCTCATTCTCGAAACGAGTCCCCACCGGACACCTCAACCAGTTCTTGCAACAAATTTTGGCGACCCACCCCCTGCCCGTTCGAAAGGGGAAGCCCACGAAGGTCACGAAGTCAGCTTTTATGACCCAGGTCGCCACGAAGCCGCCCGTCTTCGCCTTGTTTGTCGGCCATCCGGAAGACGTTACGCCTGCCTATTTGCGATACCTCGAGCATCAGATCCGAGAGGAGTATGGATTTTCCGGCACCCCCCTTCGGATCCTCGCCAGGAAGAAATAA